From the genome of Gemmatimonas phototrophica, one region includes:
- a CDS encoding glycoside hydrolase family 3 protein encodes MSEQSRRDLAQLLLPVIKWTPERGFSEARPLIDHALSLGVGGFLLSGGEQDGVRALSKELQLKSKHPLLLAAELERGAGQQFASATGLPPLAAITALGDIESLRRAARLTAREARTMGVNWNLAPVCDLDLLTENPIVGTRAIGSDARKVAQLVQAWIEATQAEGVMACAKHFPGLGRAISDPHREALAVDTPADQLKELDLHPFRAAITGGVASVMTAHVAYPALDSSKVPATLSREILQWLLRQQLKFENLIASDAMTLPGVTDGRSVAEACVQALRAGCDVLIAPGDLDTTLDALEKALDDGTLDPERVKQSVRRRLKWAQWVSPPNDWRRPSGADTAWGALLADKVLRIEQGPVPPMAGVTEVALVDDDDDVDGRRADRTGIVEAMRLAGNDARIVSAPTTASAGPFVIALFADYLPNKGRFTLRDDTIAAVQALAAQAEAMQRPVVLVGLGDPRWVQQLGMSVPTIIAWSGDRVMQQAAGRGLLRKK; translated from the coding sequence ATGAGCGAACAGTCGCGTCGCGACCTCGCGCAGTTGTTGCTGCCGGTTATCAAGTGGACCCCTGAGCGTGGCTTCTCCGAAGCGCGCCCGCTTATTGATCATGCGCTGTCGCTGGGGGTTGGCGGGTTCCTGCTGTCCGGCGGCGAACAGGATGGCGTGCGGGCACTGTCGAAGGAGCTGCAGCTCAAGTCGAAGCATCCGTTGCTGCTGGCGGCGGAACTTGAGCGCGGCGCGGGGCAACAGTTTGCCAGTGCCACCGGGTTGCCGCCGTTGGCCGCCATCACCGCGCTGGGGGATATCGAATCGTTGCGCCGCGCCGCGCGCCTTACGGCACGTGAAGCGCGTACGATGGGGGTGAACTGGAACCTCGCGCCGGTGTGCGATTTGGATCTGCTCACCGAGAACCCCATTGTAGGCACGCGCGCCATTGGCAGCGACGCGCGCAAAGTGGCGCAGCTGGTGCAGGCGTGGATCGAAGCCACGCAAGCCGAAGGAGTGATGGCGTGTGCCAAGCACTTCCCGGGGTTGGGGCGCGCGATCAGCGATCCGCATCGGGAAGCGCTGGCGGTGGATACCCCGGCCGATCAACTCAAAGAGTTGGACCTGCATCCCTTCCGCGCGGCCATTACCGGCGGCGTGGCGAGTGTGATGACGGCGCATGTGGCGTATCCGGCGCTCGATTCCAGCAAGGTACCGGCCACCCTGTCGCGCGAAATTCTCCAGTGGCTGCTGCGTCAGCAACTCAAGTTTGAGAATCTCATTGCGTCGGATGCCATGACCCTGCCTGGGGTGACCGACGGACGCTCGGTGGCTGAGGCCTGTGTGCAGGCGCTGCGCGCCGGCTGCGATGTGCTGATTGCTCCGGGCGATCTGGATACCACACTGGATGCGCTGGAAAAGGCGCTCGATGATGGCACGCTCGATCCCGAGCGCGTCAAGCAGTCGGTGCGGCGTCGTCTCAAGTGGGCGCAATGGGTGTCGCCGCCCAACGATTGGCGCCGTCCGAGTGGGGCCGACACCGCGTGGGGTGCGTTGCTCGCAGACAAGGTGTTGCGCATTGAGCAAGGGCCGGTGCCGCCCATGGCGGGCGTCACGGAAGTAGCGCTGGTGGATGACGACGACGATGTGGACGGCCGGCGCGCCGACCGGACCGGCATTGTGGAAGCGATGCGACTGGCCGGCAACGATGCGCGCATTGTGAGCGCACCCACCACCGCGAGCGCGGGGCCGTTTGTCATTGCGTTGTTCGCCGACTATCTGCCGAACAAGGGGCGCTTCACCCTGCGGGACGACACCATTGCCGCCGTGCAGGCGTTGGCGGCGCAGGCGGAGGCCATGCAGCGCCCGGTGGTGCTGGTGGGGTTGGGCGACCCGCGGTGGGTGCAGCAGTTGGGCATGTCGGTGCCCACGATCATTGCGTGGAGCGGCGACCGCGTGATGCAGCAGGCGGCCGGGCGTGGGCTACTGCGCAAGAAATAG
- a CDS encoding anhydro-N-acetylmuramic acid kinase, producing the protein MALPANAQILVGVMSGTSLDGISAAVAAFSDDASGRPRASLLHYTQRDYTPEERARLAAAMHEGSAREYCRLSADLGVWLGEAAATAMQGAGVAPADVRAIASHGQTLWHEPGHSTWQLGDAARIAECTGCAVVSDFRTRDMAVGGQGAPLVPMADVMLFAHDHEWRALQNIGGIGNVTMVPPASSASDVRVRAFDTGPGVVIMNGVMQRLFNRPFDQDGAIGASGRVLETVVRTLLDLPYLQEAPPKSTGRELFTPAFIDDVIAQCTAAGGSPADVVATATAYTAATIADQYMRFLSEHPHDVVVSGGGAHNPFLVRCLEGAFAWHGERFARPVPHVRLFDDLFFDAEAKEAVAFALLGYLHLTGRPGNVPSATGARAPRVLGALTPVALSEKS; encoded by the coding sequence ATGGCGCTGCCTGCCAACGCGCAGATTCTGGTGGGGGTCATGTCGGGCACGTCGCTCGATGGCATCAGTGCCGCCGTGGCGGCGTTTTCCGACGATGCCTCGGGGCGGCCGCGTGCCTCGTTGTTGCACTACACGCAGCGCGACTACACCCCCGAGGAACGGGCACGGTTGGCTGCGGCCATGCATGAGGGCAGTGCGCGCGAGTATTGCCGGCTGAGTGCCGATCTGGGCGTGTGGCTGGGCGAGGCGGCGGCGACGGCCATGCAGGGGGCTGGTGTGGCGCCCGCCGATGTCCGCGCGATTGCCTCGCACGGACAGACGCTCTGGCACGAACCAGGACACAGCACGTGGCAACTGGGCGATGCCGCGCGCATTGCCGAGTGCACCGGGTGTGCGGTGGTGTCGGATTTTCGCACGCGTGACATGGCAGTAGGCGGACAGGGAGCGCCGTTGGTGCCGATGGCCGACGTGATGCTCTTTGCCCACGACCACGAGTGGCGCGCGTTGCAGAACATCGGCGGCATTGGCAACGTGACCATGGTGCCGCCAGCCAGCAGCGCCAGTGATGTGCGCGTCCGCGCCTTTGATACGGGACCCGGGGTGGTGATCATGAACGGCGTCATGCAGCGCCTGTTCAATCGCCCCTTCGATCAGGATGGCGCCATTGGGGCGTCGGGGCGCGTGTTGGAGACGGTGGTGCGAACGTTGCTCGATCTGCCGTATCTGCAGGAGGCCCCGCCCAAAAGCACGGGTCGGGAACTGTTCACGCCGGCGTTCATCGACGACGTGATTGCCCAGTGCACTGCGGCTGGTGGATCGCCGGCCGATGTTGTGGCCACGGCCACGGCGTACACGGCAGCGACCATCGCCGACCAATACATGCGTTTTCTCAGCGAACACCCGCATGATGTGGTGGTGTCCGGCGGCGGCGCGCACAATCCGTTTCTCGTACGGTGCCTTGAAGGCGCGTTTGCGTGGCATGGGGAGCGGTTTGCGCGCCCAGTGCCGCACGTTCGCCTGTTTGATGATCTGTTTTTCGATGCCGAAGCCAAAGAGGCCGTGGCCTTTGCGCTGCTCGGTTACCTTCATCTCACCGGACGGCCTGGGAATGTGCCCAGCGCGACCGGTGCGCGTGCCCCGCGTGTGTTGGGTGCACTGACTCCCGTTGCTTTGAGTGAGAAGTCATGA
- a CDS encoding PP2C family protein-serine/threonine phosphatase: protein MTVSPFDSHSVHPSGDRRVVARVFALTDVGQSREHNEDTFLVADLESGSALSFDAGYHEITADAHGLLFLVADGMGGAASGELASKMAGDLVLEGLRASWSKTGSTKPTAFAEALRDATMMANTRIHQHARENPEHRGMGTTATIAGLLGDRLYMVQVGDSRAYMVRDGLARQLTKDQSLMQRLVEAGELTPEEAEVSDRRNIILQALGPEDQVIVDLTHQQLRKGDTLILCSDGLSGLVRADEIAALTAHESDVRVVCRSLIDQANARGGPDNITVIAVRFEGSALDASIATDSIGYNAFPLSGTLNDQTREMQVTPRTPRPAIKSDPTPRQGVRMPTRSEQREADQAQRDIDATKAIPLSAPLPAPVIEQRKRTVQPLFILLGAVALAAVAWTAMQLTKG, encoded by the coding sequence GTGACAGTTTCCCCCTTCGATTCCCATTCAGTGCACCCGAGTGGCGACCGCCGAGTCGTCGCCCGTGTCTTCGCGCTGACGGACGTGGGACAATCGCGCGAGCACAACGAGGACACGTTCCTTGTGGCCGATCTGGAGTCCGGATCGGCGCTGAGCTTTGACGCGGGGTACCATGAAATCACCGCTGATGCCCACGGCCTCCTCTTTCTGGTGGCGGACGGCATGGGTGGGGCAGCGTCCGGCGAACTGGCCAGCAAAATGGCGGGCGATCTCGTCCTCGAGGGGCTGCGCGCCTCGTGGTCCAAGACAGGCAGCACCAAGCCGACCGCCTTTGCCGAAGCGCTGCGCGATGCCACCATGATGGCCAACACGCGCATACACCAACACGCTCGGGAAAATCCCGAACACCGCGGCATGGGCACCACCGCCACCATTGCCGGCTTGCTGGGCGATCGTCTGTACATGGTGCAGGTGGGCGACAGTCGGGCCTATATGGTGCGCGACGGGTTAGCCCGGCAGCTCACCAAAGATCAGTCGCTCATGCAGCGGCTGGTGGAGGCCGGCGAGCTCACGCCCGAAGAAGCGGAAGTGAGCGACCGTCGCAACATCATTCTGCAGGCGCTGGGCCCCGAAGATCAGGTCATCGTGGACCTGACGCACCAGCAGTTGCGGAAGGGCGATACGCTGATTTTGTGCAGCGACGGCCTCTCAGGACTGGTCCGCGCCGACGAAATTGCCGCGCTCACGGCCCACGAGTCCGATGTGCGGGTCGTGTGCCGCAGTCTGATCGATCAGGCGAATGCCCGTGGTGGGCCGGACAACATCACCGTGATTGCGGTGCGTTTCGAAGGAAGTGCCCTCGACGCGTCCATTGCCACCGACAGCATTGGCTACAACGCCTTTCCGCTCTCGGGCACCCTGAACGACCAGACGCGCGAGATGCAGGTCACCCCCCGCACACCGCGCCCGGCCATCAAGAGCGATCCCACGCCGCGCCAAGGGGTGCGCATGCCCACCCGCTCAGAGCAACGGGAAGCCGACCAGGCGCAGCGCGACATTGACGCCACCAAGGCCATTCCTCTTTCGGCGCCGCTGCCGGCGCCGGTGATTGAACAGCGCAAGCGCACCGTGCAGCCCCTGTTCATTCTGCTGGGTGCCGTGGCGTTGGCGGCCGTGGCATGGACCGCCATGCAACTCACCAAGGGCTGA
- the ggt gene encoding gamma-glutamyltransferase produces MSFPPLRLRRPVVALPSLLVVSSLLAACAQSSATPDVATTAVVRPLGDPAIPARQPAQFPEGWRLPTGAGASFAPQVMAVSNSPEASAAAADIMKQGGNAVDAAVALGFALAVTWPEAGNIGGGGYTVVRMADGRAAAIDYREVAPLAATRDMYLDANGKLTDKSIYGHLASGVPGAVAGLTALLERYGTMPLKTVMQPAIRLARDGFVVDTALAGSIARAANTMVRYQRETPFTPNGKALTAGARLVQPDLARSLQAIAEQGAKAFYTSWIADSLVGEMQRGGGIISKADLAAYTPVWRTPIRTTYRGYGMLSMPPSSSGGVTMAEAMNVLEQYPTLPAYGSTRWFHLVGSAYQRAFIDRNAKLADPAFVPVPLAQLTSKSYAARLRATIADTRATPTRELEPAMQQAAREPEHTTHYSVVDAKGNAVATTTTLNNSWGSSVWVRGAGFLLNDEMDDFAAQPGKPNMFGLVQGEANAIQPGKRMLSAMSPTIVLDPQNQVLLVVGAAGGPTIITGTNQVILNVIEHRMSLGDAMRAPRVHHQALPDSLTFEAGGIRPAVLDSLRGFGHGMRELRSLVNVNAIMRVKGGWEGLPEPRRSGGAVGY; encoded by the coding sequence ATGTCCTTCCCTCCTCTCCGCCTTCGCCGCCCAGTCGTGGCGCTGCCCTCGCTCCTGGTTGTGAGCAGTCTACTGGCGGCGTGTGCGCAATCGTCCGCCACGCCGGACGTGGCCACGACGGCGGTCGTGCGCCCACTCGGCGATCCGGCCATTCCAGCGCGTCAACCGGCGCAGTTCCCCGAGGGATGGCGCCTGCCCACCGGCGCGGGGGCCAGCTTTGCACCACAGGTGATGGCGGTAAGCAATAGCCCCGAAGCGAGTGCGGCGGCGGCGGACATCATGAAGCAGGGGGGGAATGCCGTAGACGCGGCCGTGGCGCTCGGCTTTGCCCTCGCCGTGACGTGGCCGGAAGCCGGCAACATTGGCGGCGGCGGATACACGGTGGTGCGCATGGCGGACGGTCGCGCCGCAGCCATTGATTACCGCGAAGTGGCACCGCTGGCGGCCACTCGCGACATGTATCTCGACGCCAACGGCAAGCTCACCGACAAGAGCATCTATGGGCATCTCGCCTCGGGCGTTCCCGGAGCGGTCGCCGGGCTCACCGCCCTGCTCGAACGCTACGGCACCATGCCACTCAAGACGGTCATGCAACCAGCCATTCGGTTGGCGCGTGACGGTTTTGTGGTGGACACCGCGCTCGCGGGCTCCATTGCCCGCGCGGCCAATACCATGGTGCGCTACCAGCGCGAAACGCCCTTTACTCCCAATGGCAAGGCGCTGACGGCGGGTGCCCGCCTCGTGCAACCCGATCTGGCGCGCAGCCTGCAAGCCATTGCCGAGCAGGGCGCGAAAGCGTTCTATACGTCGTGGATTGCCGACTCGCTGGTGGGAGAAATGCAGCGGGGCGGAGGGATCATCAGTAAGGCGGATCTCGCCGCCTACACGCCAGTATGGCGCACGCCCATTCGCACCACGTATCGCGGATACGGAATGCTCTCCATGCCACCGTCGTCCAGCGGTGGGGTAACGATGGCGGAGGCCATGAACGTGCTGGAGCAGTATCCCACGTTGCCGGCCTATGGCAGCACGCGCTGGTTCCATTTGGTGGGCAGCGCCTATCAGCGGGCGTTCATCGATCGCAACGCCAAGCTGGCCGACCCGGCGTTTGTCCCGGTGCCACTCGCGCAACTCACGAGCAAATCGTATGCGGCCCGTTTGCGCGCCACGATTGCGGATACCCGTGCCACGCCCACGCGGGAGCTGGAACCGGCCATGCAACAGGCCGCGCGTGAACCGGAGCACACCACGCACTATTCCGTAGTGGACGCCAAGGGGAACGCGGTGGCGACCACCACGACGCTCAACAACTCATGGGGCTCCAGCGTGTGGGTGCGCGGCGCCGGCTTCCTGCTCAACGATGAGATGGATGACTTTGCCGCGCAGCCCGGCAAGCCCAACATGTTCGGGCTCGTGCAGGGAGAAGCCAACGCCATTCAGCCCGGCAAACGCATGCTGAGTGCCATGTCGCCCACGATTGTGCTCGATCCGCAGAATCAGGTGTTGCTGGTGGTTGGCGCGGCCGGTGGCCCCACCATCATTACCGGCACCAATCAGGTCATTCTCAACGTGATTGAGCACCGCATGTCACTGGGCGACGCCATGCGCGCGCCTCGTGTTCATCATCAGGCGCTCCCCGACTCGCTCACCTTCGAAGCCGGCGGCATTCGCCCCGCCGTGCTCGATTCGCTGCGCGGCTTTGGTCACGGCATGCGCGAACTG
- a CDS encoding N-acetylmuramoyl-L-alanine amidase — protein MRRPPVFSPVVTLTAVIWPLLALVTLGACRSGAPPTGASGPIRSGGAPALAVGLPPVPELRGAPLSVTVRYPGANQLLTARDSNFVLGSVGSGDATLQINGVAVPVAANGAFLAWLAVPAPASPRYVLQVVRGADTVRKTVPVRFPVRRALSGVGRLQVDSGSLAPGRGVWALGGDPLRVSLRAPRNATAWVMGADNQRWPLVSAAGPLPAGADSTGDVATVFATDLTAALLADSLRPARLLVARGRDTVSLPIPAVRALPAPQRQLGVLQSANRVGSDSDRVVSARTIVGGTYKWQLLPGTVLEVTGRQNGFTRVRLDNQLDVWVDSDELTLLPEGTPLPRRVTGGFRFMPNAEYVDMVIGTGDRPGHHVEAEGNTITLTLYGVQANPEISPILGNDTLVRRMVWEQVSSDRVKVTLVLSQPAYGWLSLWDDARRAFVLRVRRLPTIDAAHPLRGLTIAVDPGHPPAGATGPTGLYEGDAVFPVGLKVVELLRLRGANPVITRTSLAPVGLTERGVQSRRENAHAFVSVHLNALPDGVNPFTANGTSTLFYHNASEPLARDVQTALQARFGLRDLGVHYQNLAVARPSWYPSVLAEGLFLMIPEQEAAMRNEAFQLTYAEGLVEGLERYFRRLATPAAERTP, from the coding sequence ATGCGGAGACCCCCTGTTTTTTCTCCGGTCGTCACCCTGACGGCCGTGATCTGGCCCCTGTTGGCCCTCGTGACCCTCGGTGCCTGCCGGAGTGGGGCGCCGCCAACGGGGGCCTCTGGCCCTATCCGGTCCGGCGGGGCTCCGGCCTTGGCGGTGGGGCTTCCCCCGGTTCCGGAGCTCCGAGGGGCTCCCCTGTCGGTCACGGTCCGCTATCCGGGGGCCAACCAGCTGCTCACTGCCCGCGACTCCAATTTTGTCCTGGGGTCGGTGGGGTCGGGAGACGCGACGCTGCAGATCAATGGCGTGGCGGTGCCGGTGGCCGCCAATGGGGCGTTTCTGGCCTGGCTGGCCGTCCCAGCGCCGGCCAGCCCTCGTTATGTGCTGCAGGTGGTCCGTGGGGCCGACACGGTGCGGAAAACGGTGCCCGTGCGCTTTCCGGTCCGTCGCGCACTGAGTGGGGTGGGGCGGCTGCAGGTGGATAGCGGCTCGCTGGCGCCCGGGCGTGGTGTGTGGGCACTTGGGGGTGACCCGCTTCGGGTGAGCCTGCGGGCCCCCCGCAACGCCACGGCGTGGGTCATGGGGGCTGACAACCAGCGTTGGCCGCTGGTGTCTGCCGCCGGTCCTCTGCCGGCAGGGGCCGACTCCACGGGCGATGTGGCCACGGTCTTTGCCACCGATCTCACGGCGGCCCTCCTGGCGGATAGCCTGCGGCCGGCCCGCCTCTTGGTCGCGCGGGGGCGCGATACCGTGTCGTTGCCCATTCCCGCTGTGCGGGCGTTGCCTGCGCCGCAACGGCAGTTGGGCGTGCTGCAGTCGGCCAACCGGGTGGGGAGCGACAGTGACCGGGTGGTCAGTGCCCGCACGATTGTTGGGGGCACGTACAAGTGGCAGCTGCTACCCGGCACGGTGCTGGAAGTCACGGGTCGTCAGAACGGCTTTACGCGCGTGCGACTGGACAACCAGCTCGACGTGTGGGTGGACAGCGACGAGCTGACACTGTTGCCGGAGGGGACGCCGCTACCGCGTCGGGTGACAGGCGGATTCCGCTTTATGCCGAACGCCGAGTACGTGGATATGGTGATCGGGACGGGAGACCGTCCTGGGCATCACGTGGAGGCCGAGGGCAACACCATTACCCTCACGCTGTATGGGGTGCAGGCCAATCCGGAGATTTCGCCAATCCTCGGGAACGACACGCTCGTGCGTCGCATGGTGTGGGAACAGGTCAGCAGCGATCGCGTGAAGGTGACACTGGTGTTGTCACAACCAGCGTACGGTTGGCTGTCGTTGTGGGACGACGCACGTCGTGCATTTGTGCTGCGCGTGCGGCGCCTGCCGACTATCGACGCGGCGCACCCATTGCGCGGCTTGACCATTGCGGTGGATCCCGGCCACCCGCCAGCCGGTGCCACCGGACCCACAGGGCTGTACGAGGGCGACGCGGTCTTTCCCGTGGGGCTCAAGGTGGTGGAGCTGCTCCGACTGCGGGGCGCCAACCCGGTTATCACGCGCACCAGTCTGGCGCCGGTGGGACTGACCGAACGCGGTGTGCAATCGCGACGGGAAAACGCGCATGCGTTTGTCTCGGTGCATCTCAACGCGCTCCCCGATGGAGTGAATCCGTTCACGGCCAACGGGACCAGCACGCTCTTCTATCACAACGCCAGTGAGCCTCTGGCGCGTGATGTGCAAACCGCCCTGCAGGCACGCTTCGGTTTGCGTGATCTGGGGGTGCACTACCAGAACCTGGCCGTGGCGCGGCCGAGCTGGTACCCCAGTGTGCTGGCGGAGGGGTTGTTCCTCATGATCCCTGAACAGGAGGCGGCCATGCGCAACGAAGCCTTTCAGCTGACGTATGCCGAAGGGTTGGTGGAAGGGTTGGAGCGGTACTTCCGTCGCCTGGCGACACCGGCTGCGGAACGCACGCCATGA
- the murQ gene encoding N-acetylmuramic acid 6-phosphate etherase — translation MSAPTLDPRVTERRNPRTADIDLASPLAIVDLMTGEDRGVVDAVVSQREPIARAISAIETAFRSGRRLLYVGAGTSGRLGVLDASECPPTFGTNPTMVVGIIAGGDHALRNPIEGAEDSPVEGAAQMDVHHVQAGDVVVGIAASGTTPFVRGALLRARELGATTALLACSEPPPAMRDAADILMLPIAGPEVLTGSTRLKAGTATKLVLNMLTTGAMIRIGKSYGNLMVDLRATNVKLQDRAERIVCEVTGLPRDDAHTLLQQADGRVKRALVMHALQVDAATADARLADVGGVIRKLLPQAPPTVPVTATGA, via the coding sequence GTGTCTGCTCCGACGCTTGACCCCCGGGTCACTGAACGTCGTAATCCGCGCACTGCCGATATCGATCTTGCGTCGCCGTTGGCGATCGTGGATCTGATGACCGGTGAGGATCGCGGTGTGGTTGATGCCGTGGTCTCGCAGCGCGAGCCCATTGCCCGCGCCATTTCGGCCATTGAAACCGCATTCCGCAGCGGACGACGACTGCTCTATGTCGGAGCGGGTACCTCGGGACGCCTTGGCGTACTCGACGCCAGCGAATGTCCGCCCACCTTTGGTACCAATCCCACCATGGTGGTGGGGATCATTGCCGGTGGGGATCACGCGCTGCGCAATCCCATTGAAGGCGCCGAGGATAGCCCCGTGGAAGGGGCGGCCCAGATGGATGTGCATCATGTACAGGCAGGCGATGTGGTAGTCGGCATTGCCGCGAGCGGCACGACGCCATTCGTGCGCGGCGCCCTCCTGCGCGCGCGTGAACTGGGCGCTACGACCGCCCTGTTGGCGTGCAGTGAGCCCCCACCGGCCATGCGCGACGCGGCTGATATTCTCATGCTGCCCATTGCCGGGCCGGAAGTGTTGACGGGCTCCACGCGGCTCAAGGCCGGTACCGCGACGAAGCTGGTGCTCAATATGCTGACCACCGGTGCGATGATTCGCATTGGCAAGAGCTACGGCAATCTCATGGTGGATTTGCGGGCCACCAATGTAAAGCTGCAGGACCGTGCCGAGCGTATCGTGTGTGAGGTTACGGGACTCCCGCGCGACGACGCACACACGTTGCTGCAGCAGGCCGACGGGCGCGTAAAGCGCGCGCTGGTGATGCACGCGCTGCAGGTCGACGCGGCGACCGCCGATGCCCGACTCGCCGACGTGGGTGGGGTTATCCGCAAGCTGTTGCCGCAGGCCCCGCCGACGGTGCCTGTCACGGCCACGGGCGCTTGA